Proteins from one Vibrio pomeroyi genomic window:
- a CDS encoding LysR family transcriptional regulator gives MYNIEQLKMFVYAVELGSFSASARELGKVQSAVSQGISNLEIDFNVQLFDRSTRKPTLTAQGQQIFKQVKAIILQVEDLNSSVNAINNQEEGLLRIALDDALLLPSLPKVLDKFSRTFPATEIELMAAASTDVNRLVSQDRADIGLMFTDLAFHVDSEPCFIGNLPFVAVCHPSHALAEVSVAKLPDFISHRQLILRGNKGKVIDHFPVVAGKVWWANSFVAIKEMIVHSSVGWAYLPSYLVEHEIQQGKLNQINVSFDHKTWSPPVDLVISKKAMKGPGLLWLEDNLKTLLD, from the coding sequence ATGTACAACATAGAACAGCTGAAAATGTTTGTGTATGCCGTTGAATTAGGGTCATTTTCTGCCAGTGCTCGAGAGTTAGGTAAGGTGCAGTCGGCGGTGAGCCAAGGTATCAGTAATCTTGAAATAGATTTTAATGTTCAACTTTTTGACCGTTCGACACGCAAGCCAACGCTGACGGCGCAAGGTCAGCAGATTTTCAAGCAGGTCAAAGCGATTATTCTACAAGTGGAAGATCTCAACTCGTCGGTCAATGCCATCAATAATCAAGAGGAAGGGCTACTGCGTATCGCTTTAGACGATGCCTTGTTACTTCCTTCATTGCCTAAGGTGTTGGATAAGTTCAGCCGAACATTCCCAGCGACAGAAATTGAGTTAATGGCAGCGGCGAGTACTGATGTGAACCGTTTGGTGTCACAAGACCGCGCAGACATCGGCCTGATGTTTACTGACCTCGCTTTTCATGTCGATTCAGAGCCGTGCTTTATCGGTAATCTGCCTTTTGTTGCTGTGTGTCATCCAAGCCATGCTTTAGCTGAAGTGTCGGTTGCGAAGTTGCCGGACTTTATTTCTCATCGACAGCTTATTCTACGAGGCAACAAAGGTAAGGTGATTGACCATTTCCCAGTGGTAGCGGGCAAGGTGTGGTGGGCGAACAGCTTTGTTGCTATCAAGGAGATGATCGTACATAGCTCGGTGGGCTGGGCATACTTACCGAGTTACTTGGTGGAACATGAGATTCAACAAGGAAAGCTTAACCAGATAAACGTCTCGTTTGACCATAAAACATGGTCGCCTCCTGTCGATTTGGTGATCTCCAAGAAAGCGATGAAAGGGCCGGGTTTGCTGTGGTTGGAAGACAACCTCAAAACCTTACTCGATTGA
- a CDS encoding PACE efflux transporter, giving the protein MSHKERMLHMVLFELAALILMAVAATYIVGGGAVKMAGLALSLSLIAMTWNYVYNYGYDKIYSADRSKRTKKTRILHGLGFELGLMLVSFPLLMWVLQLDFWTVLMMDIGIVIFFVLYAIAFNWVYDSIRAQLVARGKVAALV; this is encoded by the coding sequence ATGTCACATAAAGAACGCATGTTACACATGGTGCTATTTGAATTAGCAGCTTTGATTTTGATGGCCGTGGCGGCAACTTACATTGTTGGTGGCGGAGCAGTAAAAATGGCAGGCTTGGCGCTGTCTTTATCGCTGATTGCGATGACGTGGAACTATGTCTACAACTACGGTTACGACAAGATTTACAGCGCTGACCGCAGCAAACGAACCAAGAAAACACGTATTCTGCACGGCTTAGGTTTCGAATTAGGCTTGATGTTGGTGTCGTTCCCGCTACTGATGTGGGTACTTCAACTCGATTTCTGGACAGTATTAATGATGGATATCGGAATTGTTATCTTCTTCGTGCTTTACGCAATTGCGTTCAACTGGGTGTATGACTCGATCCGAGCTCAGTTGGTTGCGCGAGGAAAGGTCGCAGCTCTGGTTTAG
- a CDS encoding aquaporin, which produces MTTNKHPSLFGQCLAEFIGTGLLIFFGVGCVAALVLTGATFGQWEISIIWGFGVAIAIYCTAGVSGAHINPAVTIALAMFHGFDKAKVVPYIISQLLGAFCSAALVYSLYSNLFTDYEIAHNFVRSSQDALSTAGIFSTYPHASLSFFGAFAVEFVITAVLMFAILALGDENNGASRGAMNPLLIGILIAVIGGSLGPLTGFAMNPARDFGPKLFAYFAGWDFALSGARDIPYFIVPILAPIAGACFGGWLYPRVIGAYLPVEGQGCTIPNQCETAEEAEQAQA; this is translated from the coding sequence ATGACAACAAACAAACACCCTTCTTTATTTGGGCAATGCTTAGCCGAATTTATCGGCACAGGATTGCTCATATTTTTTGGCGTTGGCTGTGTGGCAGCATTGGTATTAACCGGTGCAACATTCGGACAATGGGAAATCAGCATCATCTGGGGCTTCGGTGTTGCTATCGCGATTTACTGTACTGCTGGTGTTTCTGGCGCACACATTAACCCAGCAGTGACCATCGCACTGGCAATGTTCCATGGCTTTGATAAGGCGAAAGTAGTGCCTTACATTATCTCTCAGCTACTTGGCGCATTCTGCTCTGCAGCTTTGGTTTACAGCCTATACAGCAACCTATTTACTGACTACGAAATCGCGCATAACTTCGTTCGTAGCAGCCAAGACGCATTATCAACCGCTGGTATCTTCTCGACTTACCCACATGCTTCACTCTCTTTCTTCGGCGCTTTTGCTGTGGAATTCGTGATTACCGCTGTGTTGATGTTTGCCATTTTGGCGCTAGGTGATGAGAACAATGGCGCATCTCGCGGCGCGATGAACCCACTACTGATCGGTATTCTTATCGCAGTTATCGGTGGTTCTTTAGGTCCACTGACTGGCTTCGCAATGAACCCTGCTCGTGACTTTGGACCAAAACTTTTCGCTTACTTTGCAGGTTGGGATTTTGCATTGAGCGGTGCTCGTGATATTCCTTACTTCATCGTTCCAATTCTTGCACCAATTGCTGGTGCGTGTTTTGGCGGTTGGTTGTACCCACGTGTTATCGGTGCTTACCTACCAGTAGAAGGCCAAGGCTGCACAATTCCAAACCAATGTGAAACAGCAGAAGAAGCTGAACAAGCTCAAGCTTAA
- the glpK gene encoding glycerol kinase GlpK — protein sequence MTEQKYIVALDQGTTSSRAVILDHDANIVSSSQREFTQIYPKAGWVEHDPMEIWATQSSTLVEALAKAGIRSDELAGIGITNQRETTIVWNKETGKPVYNAIVWQCRRTADICEDLKARGLEDYVRDNTGLVLDPYFSGTKVKWILDNVEGAREDAEAGKLLFGTVDTWLVWKMTQGRVHVTDYTNASRTMLFNINDLCWDQKLLDEMGIPSSMMPEVKRSSEVYGQTNLGGKGGTRIPIAGIAGDQQAALYGQMCVEAGQAKNTYGTGCFLLMNTGQEKVTSKNGLLTTLACGPKGEPAYALEGAVFMGGASIQWLRDEMKLLAGAEDSEYFATKVDSSNGVYVVPAFTGLGAPYWDAYARGTIVGLTRGVNSNHIIRATLEGIAYQTRDVLDAMQADSGIKLANLRVDGGAVANNFLMQFQSDVLDTEVHRPEVTEVTALGAAYLAGLAVGFWDSIDELQDKAVLNRTFMPHHDEEKRNRRYKGWKRAIKCAQVWSELHDDDEE from the coding sequence ATGACCGAGCAAAAATACATTGTTGCCCTAGACCAAGGCACCACAAGCTCTCGCGCTGTAATCCTCGACCACGATGCAAACATCGTAAGCTCTTCTCAACGAGAATTTACTCAAATCTACCCGAAAGCGGGCTGGGTTGAGCATGATCCAATGGAAATCTGGGCGACTCAAAGCTCTACATTGGTTGAAGCGCTTGCTAAAGCAGGCATTCGCAGCGACGAGCTAGCGGGTATTGGTATCACTAACCAACGTGAAACCACCATTGTTTGGAACAAAGAAACTGGCAAACCGGTTTACAACGCAATCGTATGGCAGTGTCGCCGTACAGCAGACATCTGTGAAGACCTAAAAGCACGTGGCCTAGAAGACTACGTACGTGACAATACTGGCTTAGTCCTTGACCCGTATTTCTCAGGTACAAAAGTAAAATGGATTCTAGACAACGTTGAAGGCGCTCGCGAAGACGCTGAAGCAGGCAAATTGCTATTCGGTACGGTTGATACTTGGTTAGTTTGGAAGATGACTCAAGGACGTGTACACGTTACGGATTACACTAACGCGTCTCGTACTATGTTATTTAACATCAACGACCTATGCTGGGATCAAAAGCTACTTGATGAGATGGGTATCCCTTCATCAATGATGCCAGAAGTGAAACGCTCTTCTGAGGTTTACGGTCAAACAAACCTTGGCGGTAAAGGCGGTACTCGTATCCCAATCGCGGGTATTGCGGGTGACCAACAAGCTGCACTTTACGGTCAAATGTGTGTAGAAGCTGGCCAAGCGAAGAACACATACGGCACAGGTTGTTTCCTTCTAATGAACACTGGCCAAGAGAAAGTAACGTCTAAAAACGGCCTACTAACAACACTGGCATGTGGTCCTAAAGGTGAACCTGCATACGCACTGGAAGGTGCGGTATTCATGGGCGGTGCATCAATCCAATGGCTACGTGATGAGATGAAGCTACTGGCTGGCGCAGAAGACTCTGAGTACTTCGCAACTAAAGTGGATTCTTCGAACGGCGTTTACGTGGTTCCTGCATTCACAGGCCTAGGCGCACCATACTGGGATGCTTACGCTCGCGGCACGATTGTTGGCTTAACTCGTGGTGTTAACTCGAACCACATCATCCGTGCAACGCTGGAAGGCATTGCTTACCAAACTCGTGACGTACTAGACGCGATGCAAGCGGACTCTGGTATCAAGCTAGCAAACCTACGTGTTGATGGCGGCGCAGTTGCGAACAACTTCCTAATGCAATTCCAATCAGACGTGCTGGATACTGAAGTTCACCGTCCTGAAGTAACGGAAGTAACGGCTCTGGGTGCGGCGTATCTTGCTGGTCTAGCAGTTGGTTTCTGGGACAGCATTGATGAGCTTCAAGACAAAGCGGTTCTAAACCGTACCTTCATGCCACACCACGACGAAGAGAAGCGTAACCGCCGTTACAAAGGCTGGAAGCGTGCTATCAAGTGTGCTCAGGTTTGGTCTGAACTGCACGATGACGACGAAGAGTAA
- a CDS encoding DeoR/GlpR family transcriptional regulator — MKQIPRHQQIVDLVKTQGYVSTDELVEKFDVSPQTIRRDLNELADSNKIRRYHGGATIPLSSENTSYNTRKAHNFNEKDVIADELVKHIPDGATLFVDIGTTPESVARALNKNHKQLRVVTNNINVASILLPNPEIKVILAGGEVRNRDGGIVGEATLDFVKQFRLDFGILGISGIDFDGSLLDFDYHEVRVKQAIIENSRSIFLAVDHTKFGRNAMVKLGNISQAHMVFTNKQPPEEILNILKDSDIPLEVIDTAQPSTPSE, encoded by the coding sequence GTGAAGCAGATACCAAGACACCAGCAGATTGTAGACCTGGTTAAAACACAAGGATATGTGAGTACCGATGAGCTCGTTGAAAAGTTCGATGTCAGCCCACAAACCATCAGACGAGACCTCAACGAACTGGCCGATAGCAACAAAATCCGTCGCTATCACGGTGGTGCAACCATTCCTTTAAGCTCAGAAAACACCTCTTACAACACGCGTAAAGCGCATAACTTCAACGAAAAAGACGTGATCGCCGACGAACTGGTTAAACATATCCCAGATGGCGCAACCTTGTTCGTTGATATCGGAACCACACCTGAATCGGTGGCGCGCGCGCTGAACAAAAACCACAAACAACTCAGAGTCGTGACTAACAACATTAACGTTGCGAGCATCCTTCTGCCGAACCCAGAGATCAAGGTTATCTTGGCGGGCGGCGAAGTGAGAAACCGCGACGGCGGCATCGTGGGTGAAGCAACACTCGATTTCGTTAAACAGTTCCGCCTTGATTTCGGTATCTTGGGGATCAGTGGTATCGACTTTGACGGCTCACTGCTCGATTTTGACTATCACGAAGTTCGAGTGAAACAAGCCATCATAGAAAACAGCCGCAGTATTTTCTTAGCTGTCGACCACACTAAGTTTGGCCGTAATGCGATGGTTAAGCTTGGTAATATCTCTCAGGCACACATGGTATTTACTAATAAGCAGCCGCCGGAAGAGATTCTTAACATCCTAAAAGATTCAGACATTCCGTTAGAAGTCATCGATACCGCTCAACCTTCAACACCCAGTGAATAG
- the glpD gene encoding glycerol-3-phosphate dehydrogenase: MSAQQNNSKNSTSSTLDLIVIGGGINGAGIAADAAGRGLNVGLYEANDFASATSSASSKLIHGGLRYLEHYEFRLVSEALAEREVLLRKAPHVAQPMRFRLPHRPFLRPAWMIRCGLFLYDNLGKRTTLPGSKTVNLEKSGLLKPEMKTGFEYSDCWVDDARMVLLNVLAAKENNAEVRNYCRVEKAHREGDVWHVTILDVMTNQRFERQAKALVNAAGPWVKQFFDDGLEQASPRNIRLIKGSHIVVPRIHDEPQAYILQNKDNRIVFMIPYLDKFSIIGTTDLEYKGDPREVAIDDVEVDYLIDIVNQHFVKQLGREDVVWTYSGVRPLCDDESDSPQAITRDYTLELDAELDQAPLLSIFGGKLTTYRKLGEAALNKLQPYLKHMGAPWTANDTLPGGNFSCSREQLATMIHTKYPWVSEALLLRYVTQFGTYTWNLLEGATSEADLGIKFSSEAHGVYQAEIDYLINEEMAMTDEDILWRRTKLGLYMSESEQQAVSDYLKEKLQSKVVSFSQVG, encoded by the coding sequence ATGAGTGCTCAACAAAATAATTCAAAAAATAGTACATCTTCAACTCTAGACTTAATCGTGATCGGCGGCGGCATCAATGGTGCAGGCATCGCGGCAGATGCAGCAGGTCGTGGTCTAAACGTTGGTTTATACGAAGCAAATGATTTCGCCTCTGCGACGTCGTCTGCAAGTTCAAAACTTATCCACGGTGGTTTACGTTACCTTGAACACTACGAGTTTCGTTTGGTTTCGGAAGCACTGGCCGAGCGTGAAGTATTGTTAAGAAAAGCACCTCATGTTGCTCAACCAATGCGTTTCCGTTTACCTCATCGACCATTTTTACGCCCAGCTTGGATGATCCGCTGTGGCCTATTCCTTTACGATAACTTGGGTAAACGCACCACGCTTCCTGGTAGTAAAACAGTGAACTTAGAGAAATCAGGTTTATTGAAGCCAGAGATGAAAACAGGTTTCGAATACTCAGATTGCTGGGTAGATGATGCGCGTATGGTATTGCTGAACGTGTTAGCGGCGAAAGAAAACAACGCAGAAGTTCGTAACTACTGCCGAGTTGAAAAAGCACACCGTGAAGGCGATGTTTGGCATGTAACGATTCTTGATGTGATGACGAACCAACGCTTTGAGCGCCAAGCAAAAGCGCTTGTTAATGCTGCTGGCCCTTGGGTTAAGCAATTCTTTGATGATGGTTTAGAGCAGGCGTCTCCACGTAATATTCGTTTGATCAAAGGTTCACACATTGTTGTTCCGCGCATTCATGACGAACCACAAGCCTACATTCTGCAAAACAAAGACAATCGCATTGTGTTCATGATCCCTTACCTAGACAAGTTCTCGATCATTGGTACTACCGACCTTGAATACAAAGGCGACCCACGCGAAGTGGCTATCGACGATGTAGAAGTGGATTACCTGATTGATATCGTTAATCAGCACTTTGTTAAGCAACTTGGTCGTGAAGACGTAGTTTGGACATACAGTGGCGTAAGACCGCTTTGTGATGATGAATCTGACTCACCGCAAGCGATCACTCGTGACTACACATTAGAATTGGACGCAGAGCTGGATCAAGCACCACTGCTTTCAATCTTCGGTGGCAAGTTAACCACTTACCGTAAGCTTGGTGAAGCGGCACTAAACAAACTGCAACCTTACTTGAAACACATGGGCGCACCTTGGACAGCTAACGACACGCTACCAGGTGGTAACTTCAGCTGCAGCAGAGAACAACTGGCGACCATGATTCATACCAAATACCCTTGGGTATCAGAAGCGCTGTTGCTTCGCTATGTCACTCAATTTGGTACTTACACGTGGAATCTGTTGGAAGGGGCAACCAGCGAAGCTGACCTTGGCATTAAATTCTCAAGTGAAGCACATGGCGTTTATCAAGCTGAGATCGATTACTTGATCAACGAAGAAATGGCGATGACAGATGAAGACATCTTGTGGCGCAGAACCAAGCTTGGCCTGTACATGAGCGAGTCAGAGCAGCAAGCGGTGTCCGATTACTTAAAAGAGAAGCTACAAAGCAAAGTCGTGAGCTTTTCTCAAGTAGGCTAA
- a CDS encoding SDR family NAD(P)-dependent oxidoreductase, whose protein sequence is MQKVILITGSTDGIGFETAKVLVQQGHHVLLHGRNPSKLKDVEQQLVALSTEAKIQSYVADLSVLADVDALADEVIAEHDKIDVLINNAGVFNTPNPITKDGLDVRFAVNTVSPYHLTKRLLPVLGSSSRVVNLSSAAQAAVSIEALEGKKPMSDGDAYAQSKLAITMWTREMAKELGSAGPMVVAVNPASLLGSKMVKDAYGIAGGDLSIGSDILVRASLSDEFAQAGGQYFDNDNNTFANPHPDAIYGDKSQQVVAKIDEIIAATLS, encoded by the coding sequence ATGCAAAAAGTTATTCTGATCACAGGCTCTACCGACGGTATCGGCTTCGAAACTGCAAAAGTACTCGTTCAACAAGGTCACCACGTTTTATTGCATGGACGTAACCCGAGCAAACTCAAAGACGTTGAGCAGCAACTTGTGGCTCTCTCGACCGAAGCAAAAATCCAAAGCTACGTGGCAGATTTGTCCGTTTTGGCTGATGTGGATGCATTGGCTGACGAAGTGATTGCTGAGCACGATAAGATTGATGTATTGATTAACAACGCAGGCGTGTTCAACACTCCGAACCCAATTACCAAAGACGGGCTAGATGTTCGCTTTGCTGTAAACACAGTGTCACCGTATCACCTAACCAAGCGCCTGCTGCCAGTGCTAGGCTCATCTAGCCGCGTGGTTAACCTTTCTTCAGCAGCGCAAGCCGCAGTGAGCATTGAAGCGCTAGAAGGCAAGAAGCCAATGTCTGATGGCGACGCTTACGCACAAAGTAAACTGGCGATCACCATGTGGACTCGTGAAATGGCAAAAGAGCTAGGTTCTGCAGGACCGATGGTTGTTGCGGTAAACCCAGCTTCGTTACTGGGCAGCAAAATGGTGAAAGACGCGTACGGCATTGCTGGCGGCGACCTAAGCATTGGTTCTGATATTCTTGTTCGCGCATCATTGTCTGACGAGTTCGCACAAGCGGGCGGTCAGTACTTTGATAACGACAACAACACCTTTGCTAACCCGCACCCAGATGCAATTTACGGTGATAAGTCACAACAAGTTGTCGCTAAAATTGATGAGATCATCGCAGCAACGCTTTCTTAA
- a CDS encoding LysR family transcriptional regulator, producing MNIEHLKLFVRLASTHNISMAGQELGLSPAVASSHISKLEDNLGVRLVHRTTRKVSLTEEGEAFLPHAEEVLSSVDAAKSAVGVGCDSPTGTLRVTASASFGRLHLVPALPGFLERYPGLKVDFRLSDSMVDLVEGGFDIAIRISELKDSTLIARKLATDKRVVCASPDYLIKYGKPATPQDLNDHQCISLIGLESWTFHTENGPKTIKASGSFRADNGEALRDAALGGIGITVTSNWCAYEQLKSGQLIQVLEDYPLTSEAAIWAVYPSTRLLAPKVRAFIDYFSEYYGNPPYWEQK from the coding sequence ATGAATATTGAACACCTCAAATTGTTTGTTCGTTTAGCCTCCACACATAACATCAGTATGGCTGGCCAAGAGCTGGGGTTGTCTCCTGCGGTTGCTAGCTCCCATATCAGTAAACTCGAAGACAATTTGGGCGTTCGCTTAGTACATCGCACCACTCGTAAAGTATCTTTAACAGAGGAGGGGGAAGCATTCTTACCTCACGCTGAAGAGGTGTTATCGAGTGTTGATGCTGCCAAGTCGGCGGTCGGTGTGGGCTGTGATTCTCCAACCGGAACATTGCGCGTTACGGCATCTGCGTCTTTTGGACGTTTGCATTTGGTTCCGGCACTGCCTGGATTTCTTGAGCGTTACCCGGGTTTGAAAGTGGATTTCAGGTTGTCAGATTCTATGGTCGATCTTGTAGAAGGCGGCTTCGATATCGCGATTCGCATCTCTGAACTGAAAGATTCGACACTCATTGCTCGAAAGCTCGCGACCGACAAACGTGTTGTGTGTGCATCGCCAGATTATCTAATCAAATACGGCAAGCCAGCCACGCCTCAAGATCTCAATGACCACCAGTGTATTAGTTTGATTGGCTTAGAAAGCTGGACCTTCCATACTGAAAACGGGCCTAAAACGATTAAGGCCTCGGGGTCTTTTCGAGCGGATAACGGCGAAGCGCTGCGTGATGCAGCGTTAGGTGGTATTGGTATTACGGTGACGTCGAATTGGTGTGCGTATGAGCAACTGAAAAGTGGTCAGCTGATTCAAGTGTTGGAAGATTACCCACTTACCTCAGAAGCGGCGATTTGGGCGGTGTACCCAAGCACAAGGTTGCTTGCGCCAAAAGTGAGAGCCTTTATTGACTACTTCTCTGAGTATTATGGCAACCCGCCGTATTGGGAACAAAAGTAA
- a CDS encoding YdcH family protein, whose translation MLGENHSLVHEFPEMKDKIAELVKTDDGFAADMKTYDNLDKEIRKLELKDSPIDDGSMHQLKHDRSVLKDALHARLTA comes from the coding sequence ATGCTAGGTGAAAATCATTCTCTTGTTCACGAATTTCCTGAAATGAAAGATAAAATTGCTGAGCTTGTTAAAACTGACGATGGCTTTGCAGCAGATATGAAGACGTACGACAACCTTGATAAAGAGATTCGTAAGCTTGAGCTGAAAGATTCACCCATTGATGACGGCTCGATGCACCAACTGAAACACGATCGTTCTGTACTTAAAGACGCACTGCACGCTCGCTTAACTGCTTAG
- a CDS encoding aspartate/glutamate racemase family protein: MKTIGLLGGMSWESTVSYYKSINEGVKATLGGLNSAKVCMYSVNFDEIEKLQHQGRWSETADILSDAALSVEKGGADFILICTNTMHKVVPEIEEKITIPILHIADTTAQKLLEQGVKKVGLLGTAFTMEQDFYKGRLSEKFGIDVVIPDESDRQQVHNIIYQELCRGEVKEESRAIYSQIIEKLSQQGAEAVVLGCTEIALLIQQQHTDVPLFDTTAIHAEAAVRLATRD; this comes from the coding sequence ATGAAAACGATCGGATTGCTTGGTGGCATGAGTTGGGAGTCGACAGTGAGCTACTACAAATCCATTAATGAGGGCGTGAAAGCCACACTCGGCGGGCTCAATTCTGCAAAGGTTTGTATGTATAGCGTGAACTTCGATGAGATAGAAAAGCTGCAACACCAAGGTCGTTGGTCTGAGACTGCAGATATATTATCGGACGCGGCTTTATCGGTAGAGAAGGGCGGAGCCGACTTCATTCTGATCTGTACCAATACAATGCATAAGGTTGTGCCTGAGATCGAAGAGAAAATCACGATCCCTATCTTACATATCGCCGATACCACTGCGCAGAAGCTGCTTGAGCAGGGCGTAAAGAAAGTCGGGTTACTCGGCACAGCTTTCACGATGGAACAAGATTTCTACAAAGGGCGTTTAAGCGAAAAATTCGGTATCGATGTTGTGATACCAGATGAGAGTGACCGACAACAAGTGCACAACATCATTTATCAAGAGTTATGTCGAGGCGAAGTCAAAGAAGAGTCTCGCGCTATCTATAGTCAGATCATTGAGAAGCTAAGCCAGCAAGGAGCAGAAGCCGTTGTTTTAGGCTGTACTGAAATCGCTCTCCTGATTCAGCAGCAACACACCGATGTGCCACTGTTTGATACCACTGCCATTCATGCAGAAGCGGCGGTACGCTTGGCGACGCGCGATTAA
- a CDS encoding haloacid dehalogenase-like hydrolase has product MKKITLLSVAILSSLSFSSFARDCDPNLLPSWKDSDSKSAIVDFVGQATKAESDTFVAVQDRIAVFDNDGTLWSEKPYYFQLAFALDRVKEMAPNHPEWKTEAPFKFVLEDDIESVLGSGEEGLLKIIMATHSGMTVEDYQQDVKQWLAVAKDERFNKAYTDLTYQPMKEMLTYLQEHDFKTYIVSGGGVDFMRAWAPQAYNIPPEQIIGSALKYNYSYNDGNPTVTKDSSILTIDDKAGKVTNIQHIIGKKPILAVGNSDGDQAMMQWATSQPNSMAMIVHHTDAEREWKYDRESHVGKLDKALDEANSRDDWTLIDMKSDWCEVY; this is encoded by the coding sequence ATGAAGAAAATAACCCTTTTGTCCGTTGCGATTTTATCTAGCCTCTCTTTCTCATCTTTTGCTAGAGATTGTGATCCTAATTTGCTGCCTTCGTGGAAAGACAGCGACAGTAAGTCCGCAATCGTGGATTTTGTTGGTCAAGCCACTAAAGCAGAGTCTGATACGTTCGTTGCGGTCCAAGATCGTATTGCTGTATTTGATAACGACGGTACGCTTTGGTCTGAAAAGCCTTACTACTTCCAACTGGCCTTTGCGCTAGATCGTGTAAAAGAGATGGCGCCTAACCACCCTGAATGGAAAACGGAAGCACCGTTTAAGTTTGTACTCGAAGATGATATTGAGAGCGTTCTGGGCAGTGGCGAAGAAGGGCTATTGAAAATCATCATGGCGACACACTCTGGTATGACAGTCGAAGACTACCAACAAGATGTTAAGCAATGGTTGGCGGTAGCAAAAGACGAGCGCTTCAATAAAGCGTACACAGACCTAACTTACCAGCCAATGAAAGAGATGCTGACCTACCTGCAAGAGCATGACTTCAAAACTTACATCGTGTCGGGAGGTGGTGTTGATTTCATGCGAGCGTGGGCTCCGCAAGCTTATAATATCCCGCCTGAGCAGATTATCGGCAGCGCACTTAAATACAATTATAGCTACAACGACGGCAACCCGACCGTGACCAAAGATTCGTCCATTTTGACGATTGATGACAAAGCTGGAAAAGTCACCAACATTCAGCATATTATCGGTAAGAAGCCGATTTTAGCGGTGGGTAACTCAGACGGTGATCAAGCGATGATGCAATGGGCAACGAGTCAACCAAATTCAATGGCAATGATTGTTCATCACACCGATGCCGAGCGTGAGTGGAAGTACGATCGTGAATCCCATGTTGGTAAGCTTGATAAAGCACTCGATGAAGCGAACTCTAGAGATGATTGGACGCTGATCGACATGAAATCCGATTGGTGTGAGGTGTACTAA